A genomic stretch from Bradyrhizobium sp. 195 includes:
- a CDS encoding ABC transporter ATP-binding protein has protein sequence MGERSNMPLIEVANLGVRLNTSRGPAQAVRGVSFALKRGETLGLVGESGCGKSVTAMSLMGLLPDSAVVSGSIKLDGNEIARLPDADYCRLRGNRISMIFQEPMTALNPMHTIGHQVAEPLRRHKRHSAAQARNEAIALLDRVGLPDPARRVDAYPHQFSGGQRQRITIAMALACEPDLLIADEPTTALDVTIQGQILDLIADLVEERGMSMILISHDLGVIAENVQRMMVMYGGTVVESGPTDEVFRRMGHPYTQGLFRARPKLGARKGTRLKTISGTVPELADLPSGCTFSDRCPLVIDQCRAALPPMVDVGPGHFVRCIRTDVSMAERVGALIA, from the coding sequence ATGGGTGAGCGCTCCAACATGCCGCTGATCGAGGTCGCCAATCTCGGCGTGCGCCTCAATACCAGCCGCGGGCCGGCACAAGCCGTGCGCGGCGTCAGCTTCGCCCTGAAGCGCGGCGAGACGCTCGGCCTCGTCGGTGAGTCCGGTTGCGGCAAGTCGGTCACTGCGATGTCCCTGATGGGGCTGCTGCCTGACAGCGCCGTGGTCTCGGGCAGCATCAAGCTCGACGGCAACGAGATCGCGCGATTGCCGGACGCGGATTATTGCCGCCTGCGCGGCAACCGCATCAGCATGATCTTCCAGGAGCCGATGACGGCGCTCAATCCGATGCACACGATCGGGCATCAGGTTGCCGAGCCGCTGCGGCGTCACAAGAGGCATTCGGCGGCGCAGGCGCGCAACGAGGCGATCGCCTTGCTCGACCGTGTCGGACTGCCCGACCCGGCGCGGCGCGTCGATGCCTATCCGCACCAGTTTTCCGGCGGCCAGCGCCAGCGCATCACCATCGCCATGGCGCTCGCCTGCGAGCCCGATTTGCTGATCGCGGACGAGCCGACCACCGCGCTCGACGTCACCATCCAGGGCCAGATCCTCGACCTCATCGCCGATCTCGTCGAGGAGCGCGGCATGTCGATGATCCTGATCTCACACGATCTCGGCGTCATCGCCGAGAACGTGCAGCGCATGATGGTGATGTATGGCGGCACCGTCGTCGAGAGCGGGCCGACCGACGAGGTGTTCCGCCGCATGGGCCATCCCTATACGCAGGGCCTGTTCCGCGCCCGGCCGAAGCTCGGCGCGCGCAAGGGGACGCGGCTGAAGACGATCTCGGGCACCGTGCCGGAGCTCGCCGATCTGCCTTCCGGCTGCACCTTCTCCGACCGGTGTCCGCTGGTGATCGATCAGTGCCGCGCCGCGCTTCCACCGATGGTCGACGTCGGACCCGGGCACTTCGTGCGCTGTATCAGGACTGATGTCTCGATGGCAGAACGCGTCGGAGCGCTGATCGCATGA
- a CDS encoding ABC transporter substrate-binding protein yields MFRKLSIVAFAAALIAAPLPVLAQSKKDSVVMAMALEPPGLDPTNAAAAAIAEVTLYNIYETLTKINEDGSVSPLLAESWTASPDLKTYTFKLRKGVKFHNGEPFDSAAVKFSFERNAAPTSTNKDKSLYQAFEKVEAPDADTVAITLKYGEPNLPFLLGQAGGSIVEPKSAATNITQPVGTGPYQLGAWAKGSSITLTKWADYRNAAAVKLSKVTIRFISEPAAQTAALLSGDVDAFPRVAAQRAMAQFKADPRFTVLIGGSRAKTIVAINHRKKPLDDVRVRRAILAAIDRKAMIDGAVDGFGTPIGSFYVPGALGYVDTTGINSYDPEKAKKLLAEAGVTTPLELSLKLPPPSYARQGGEIAAAQLAKVGIVAKIENVEWAQWLSQVFAGNGPHNFDLTIVSHVEPFDLVKITEADYYLGYNNEAFNTLYKQIVSTPDEAARAKLLGDAQRMLATDAVSAYLYQPQLITITNKKLKGIWKDVPQYENDFSTWYWE; encoded by the coding sequence ATGTTCAGGAAACTATCGATCGTCGCCTTTGCCGCCGCGCTCATCGCGGCGCCTTTGCCCGTGCTGGCGCAGAGCAAGAAGGACAGCGTCGTCATGGCGATGGCGCTGGAGCCTCCGGGGCTAGATCCGACCAATGCGGCCGCTGCCGCGATCGCCGAGGTCACGCTCTACAATATCTACGAGACCCTGACCAAGATCAACGAGGACGGCTCCGTCTCGCCGCTGCTGGCCGAGAGCTGGACCGCATCGCCCGACCTGAAGACCTATACGTTCAAGCTGCGCAAGGGCGTCAAATTCCACAATGGCGAGCCGTTCGATTCCGCCGCGGTGAAGTTCTCCTTCGAGCGCAACGCCGCGCCGACCAGCACCAACAAGGACAAGAGCCTCTACCAGGCGTTCGAGAAGGTCGAGGCGCCGGACGCCGATACGGTCGCGATCACCCTGAAATATGGCGAGCCGAACCTGCCGTTCCTGCTGGGGCAGGCGGGCGGCTCGATTGTCGAGCCGAAGAGCGCTGCAACCAATATCACGCAGCCGGTCGGCACCGGGCCCTATCAGCTCGGGGCCTGGGCCAAGGGCTCTTCGATCACGCTGACCAAGTGGGCCGACTACCGCAACGCCGCCGCGGTCAAGCTGTCCAAGGTGACGATCCGCTTCATCTCGGAGCCGGCGGCGCAAACCGCCGCGCTGCTCTCGGGCGACGTCGACGCATTCCCGCGCGTCGCCGCACAGCGCGCCATGGCGCAGTTCAAGGCCGATCCGCGCTTCACAGTGCTGATCGGGGGCTCCAGGGCCAAGACCATCGTCGCGATCAACCACCGCAAGAAGCCGCTCGACGACGTCCGCGTCCGCCGTGCCATCCTCGCCGCGATCGACCGCAAGGCAATGATCGACGGCGCCGTCGACGGTTTCGGCACGCCGATCGGCAGCTTCTACGTGCCGGGCGCGCTCGGCTATGTCGACACCACCGGCATCAACTCCTACGACCCCGAGAAAGCCAAGAAGCTGCTTGCAGAGGCCGGCGTCACCACGCCGCTCGAATTATCGCTGAAGCTGCCGCCGCCGTCCTATGCGCGGCAGGGCGGCGAGATCGCCGCAGCCCAGCTCGCCAAGGTCGGCATCGTCGCCAAGATCGAGAACGTCGAATGGGCGCAATGGCTATCGCAGGTCTTCGCCGGCAATGGTCCGCACAATTTCGACCTCACCATCGTCAGCCATGTCGAGCCGTTCGATCTCGTCAAGATCACCGAGGCGGACTATTATCTCGGCTACAACAACGAGGCGTTCAACACGCTCTACAAGCAGATCGTGTCGACGCCGGACGAGGCCGCCCGCGCAAAGCTGCTCGGCGACGCCCAGCGCATGCTCGCGACCGACGCCGTCTCCGCCTACCTGTACCAGCCGCAGCTGATCACCATCACGAACAAGAAGCTGAAGGGCATCTGGAAGGACGTGCCGCAATACGAGAACGATTTCTCGACGTGGTATTGGGAGTAG
- a CDS encoding amidase translates to MNGDPCHLSATELRGLIATRKISPVEILSAVLARAQALQPELNCFITLCGEQAMAEARGAERKVMAGEPLGLLHGIPVTVKDIVNTKGVKTTFGAIPYKDNVPNEDAVAVARLRSEGAILIGKTTTPEFGSKCLTDSPLFGRTRNAWSAERSSGGSSGGAAVAVASGIAPLAIATDGGGSTRIPAACNGVVGLKQSNGVIPHSQALDVFGNQTYVTPTTRTVADTALMMQAISGEDPSDPWSIGVPVPDFVGTAAARGDLRGQRILYCLTPPGRPVSAEVASSFKASLDRLAGLGAELEEFSGEGFDIEPIWRAINHTVWRTRFAKLAAEHKDELSEAFLKQLALATEVRGVDYQEAMFARTALFRRVQSLLARGHLLAMPTLTRTALPISQDLFGSIEIDGRHFDSVRPNWFPWTMPFNMTGHPAVSLPSGFGRDGLPIGLQLVGRFRADAELLRVSALFEASTGLLSRWPA, encoded by the coding sequence ATGAACGGCGATCCCTGCCACTTGTCTGCAACCGAACTGCGCGGACTCATCGCCACAAGGAAGATTTCCCCCGTCGAGATCCTCAGTGCCGTGCTCGCGCGCGCCCAGGCGCTGCAGCCCGAGCTGAACTGCTTCATCACGCTCTGTGGCGAGCAGGCGATGGCTGAGGCGCGCGGGGCGGAGCGCAAGGTGATGGCGGGCGAGCCGCTCGGCCTGCTCCATGGCATCCCCGTCACCGTCAAGGACATCGTCAACACCAAGGGCGTCAAGACCACCTTCGGCGCCATTCCCTACAAGGACAATGTGCCGAATGAGGATGCCGTTGCGGTTGCGCGGCTGCGCAGCGAAGGCGCGATCCTGATCGGCAAGACCACGACGCCGGAATTCGGCAGCAAGTGCCTGACGGACTCGCCCTTGTTCGGCCGCACCCGAAATGCGTGGAGCGCGGAGCGCTCCTCCGGCGGCTCGAGCGGCGGCGCGGCTGTTGCGGTCGCCAGTGGCATCGCGCCGCTCGCGATCGCCACCGACGGCGGCGGGTCGACGCGGATTCCCGCCGCCTGCAACGGCGTGGTGGGCCTGAAGCAGAGCAATGGCGTCATCCCGCACAGCCAGGCGCTGGACGTGTTCGGCAACCAGACCTATGTCACGCCGACCACCCGCACCGTCGCCGACACTGCGCTGATGATGCAGGCGATATCAGGCGAGGATCCCAGCGATCCCTGGTCGATCGGCGTCCCCGTGCCTGATTTCGTCGGCACGGCTGCCGCGCGCGGCGATCTGCGTGGACAGCGGATCCTGTATTGCCTGACGCCGCCGGGCCGTCCGGTGTCCGCCGAGGTCGCCAGCAGTTTCAAGGCGAGCCTCGACCGGCTGGCGGGGCTCGGCGCCGAGCTCGAGGAATTCTCCGGCGAAGGTTTCGATATCGAGCCGATCTGGCGCGCCATCAACCACACCGTCTGGCGCACGCGCTTTGCAAAACTCGCGGCCGAGCACAAGGATGAGCTGAGCGAGGCTTTCCTCAAGCAGCTCGCGCTCGCTACCGAGGTCCGCGGCGTCGACTACCAGGAGGCGATGTTCGCGCGCACCGCGCTGTTCCGCCGCGTGCAATCGCTGCTTGCGCGCGGGCACCTCCTGGCGATGCCGACCCTCACGCGCACTGCGCTGCCGATCAGCCAAGACCTGTTCGGCAGCATCGAAATCGATGGTCGGCATTTCGACAGCGTCCGGCCGAACTGGTTCCCCTGGACCATGCCGTTCAACATGACCGGCCATCCCGCCGTCAGCCTGCCCTCGGGTTTCGGCCGCGACGGCCTGCCGATCGGGCTCCAGCTCGTCGGCCGTTTCCGCGCCGATGCCGAATTGCTGCGCGTGAGCGCACTGTTCGAAGCTTCGACCGGCCTTCTGTCCCGCTGGCCGGCTTGA
- a CDS encoding amidase family protein, with translation MKKPTGLAAAGIAVPIPLKLDDASMSDIAQALADGRVNATALTKAYLARIEAYDRGGPALNAVRALNPDALGIASKLDGTKPSARQPLAGIPILVKDNIATGDKQPTTAGSLALEGAHARDDATIVKLLRDAGAVILGKANLTEFSNMLAVDMPAGYSSLGGQVKNPYAPMLIDDRGIPVVPPGGSSAGSAVAVAAGLCAASIGTETSGSLLYPASQNGLVTVKPTVGLVSRAGIVPIAHSQDTAGPMTRTVRDAAMLLNVLAAKDVLDPATERQRRPVDYTAGLMRDAMKGARIGVPSDPADPLNNPYYGKLPPRSAEVLADAITVLEDLGAVIVRASIPTPGWIGGPGTTMAVLNRNPLSRHKGTVARPPVVFLYELKRDLDLYLRDWATDTEIRSIADIIAFNAAHAEQALRFGQDHFLAANMTRGDLSEREYKSARAMDLLSAKTRGMDAYMNQHKLDAVLFPGSEGCGIAAKAGYPSVLVPAGFISGADDKDTPDYPLGITFAGRAWSEHKLLRLAYAYEQASNIRKPPPGLAGV, from the coding sequence ATGAAGAAGCCAACTGGCCTCGCTGCGGCCGGCATCGCGGTGCCGATCCCCCTCAAGCTCGACGACGCATCGATGAGCGATATCGCTCAAGCCCTCGCCGACGGTCGGGTCAATGCGACGGCGCTGACCAAAGCTTACCTCGCGCGTATCGAGGCCTACGATCGCGGCGGGCCGGCGCTCAACGCCGTGCGCGCGCTCAACCCCGACGCGCTTGGGATCGCAAGCAAGCTCGACGGCACAAAACCATCGGCGAGGCAGCCGCTGGCCGGAATCCCGATCCTGGTGAAGGACAACATCGCCACGGGCGACAAGCAGCCGACGACGGCGGGCTCGCTGGCGCTGGAAGGCGCGCATGCAAGAGACGACGCCACAATCGTCAAGCTGCTGCGCGATGCTGGCGCGGTGATCCTGGGCAAGGCGAACCTGACCGAGTTCTCGAACATGCTCGCGGTCGACATGCCCGCGGGCTATTCGTCGCTCGGGGGCCAGGTGAAGAACCCTTATGCGCCGATGCTGATCGACGATCGCGGCATCCCGGTCGTGCCGCCGGGCGGATCGAGCGCGGGTTCGGCGGTTGCCGTGGCGGCCGGCTTGTGCGCGGCTTCGATCGGCACCGAGACCTCGGGCTCGCTGCTGTACCCTGCCAGCCAGAATGGCCTCGTCACCGTCAAGCCGACGGTCGGACTTGTCAGTCGCGCCGGCATCGTGCCGATCGCGCACAGCCAGGACACCGCAGGGCCGATGACGCGCACCGTGCGTGACGCGGCGATGCTGCTGAACGTGCTCGCCGCCAAGGATGTGCTCGACCCCGCGACGGAGCGGCAAAGGCGGCCGGTCGATTACACTGCCGGCCTCATGCGGGATGCGATGAAGGGCGCGCGCATCGGCGTGCCGAGCGACCCGGCCGACCCGCTCAACAATCCCTATTACGGCAAGCTGCCGCCGAGGTCGGCCGAGGTGCTCGCTGACGCGATCACGGTGCTGGAAGATCTCGGCGCCGTCATCGTCCGCGCCAGCATACCGACGCCTGGCTGGATCGGTGGGCCGGGTACGACGATGGCCGTGCTGAACCGCAATCCGCTGAGCCGCCACAAGGGCACTGTCGCGAGGCCGCCGGTGGTCTTCCTTTATGAGCTGAAACGCGATCTCGACCTCTACCTCAGGGATTGGGCGACCGACACCGAGATCAGGAGCATCGCCGACATCATCGCCTTCAATGCAGCGCATGCGGAGCAAGCGCTGCGCTTTGGCCAGGACCACTTCCTCGCCGCCAACATGACCAGAGGCGATTTAAGCGAGCGCGAATACAAGTCGGCACGTGCCATGGATTTGCTCTCCGCCAAGACGCGCGGCATGGACGCCTACATGAACCAGCACAAGCTCGACGCGGTGCTATTCCCCGGCAGTGAAGGATGCGGGATCGCCGCCAAGGCAGGCTATCCCAGCGTCTTGGTGCCGGCCGGCTTCATCTCGGGAGCAGACGACAAGGATACGCCCGACTACCCGCTCGGCATCACCTTCGCAGGCCGTGCCTGGAGCGAACACAAGCTGCTGCGCCTGGCCTACGCCTACGAGCAGGCTTCCAACATCCGCAAACCGCCGCCGGGGTTGGCGGGCGTTTAG
- a CDS encoding ABC transporter permease has protein sequence MSEPLTIDLPLATRPLPARTFWRRALRHRSFVIGGALSLLVLAAAVLSLVWTPWSPYEIDIAAKLRPPSAAHWLGTDSFGRDIVSLLLAGARSTIMVGVIAVSIGLTFGVTLGLIASARRGWTEEIIMRFSDFTFAFPAVLSAIMLAAVAGPGMVTSIVAIGIFQIPTLTRLTRGSANAIWAREFVLAARAAGKGKFRITIEHVLPNILSILIVQVTIQFALAILAEAALSYLGLGTQPPQPSWGRMLNDAQTLLFQSPMLAVYPGAAIAIAVLGLNLLGDGLRDLLDPRLARER, from the coding sequence GTGAGCGAGCCCTTGACGATTGACCTGCCGCTTGCAACCCGCCCGCTGCCGGCCCGTACATTCTGGCGCCGCGCGCTGCGCCACCGCAGCTTCGTGATCGGTGGTGCGCTGAGCCTGTTGGTGCTCGCCGCGGCCGTGCTGTCGCTAGTGTGGACGCCGTGGTCGCCCTACGAGATCGACATCGCTGCAAAACTCCGGCCGCCCTCGGCCGCGCACTGGCTTGGTACCGATTCCTTCGGCCGCGACATCGTCTCGCTGCTGCTCGCCGGCGCCCGTTCGACCATCATGGTCGGTGTCATCGCCGTCAGCATCGGTCTGACCTTTGGCGTCACGCTCGGCCTGATCGCGTCGGCCCGGCGCGGCTGGACCGAAGAGATCATCATGCGCTTCTCCGATTTCACCTTCGCCTTTCCGGCCGTGCTGTCCGCGATCATGCTCGCCGCGGTCGCGGGGCCGGGCATGGTGACCTCGATCGTCGCGATCGGCATCTTCCAGATCCCGACACTGACCCGGCTGACGCGCGGCTCGGCCAATGCGATCTGGGCGCGCGAATTCGTGCTGGCCGCGCGTGCTGCAGGCAAGGGCAAATTCCGCATCACCATCGAGCACGTCCTGCCCAACATCCTGTCGATCCTGATCGTGCAGGTCACCATCCAGTTTGCGCTTGCCATCCTTGCCGAAGCCGCCTTGTCCTATCTCGGCCTTGGTACGCAGCCGCCGCAACCGTCATGGGGGCGGATGCTGAACGATGCGCAGACGCTGCTGTTCCAGTCGCCGATGCTCGCGGTCTATCCGGGCGCTGCGATCGCGATCGCGGTGCTCGGCCTCAATCTGCTCGGTGACGGATTGCGCGACTTGCTCGACCCCAGACTGGCGCGGGAACGATGA
- a CDS encoding ABC transporter substrate-binding protein, translating into MFGNFIKGLSDFGYEQGRNIDIIRRTDILRDRVPSIEEMVALLKPDIIVAPATLEAVAARKATSIIPIVCPALADAVHLGLIASEARPGGNVTGIEPYIAGLPTKQIDLAREIVPKARRVGLLGNMKDPKGPPQVGDLRAACGALSLNVVEADVSMAQDIPNALAALANEGVDVAVVLQTNLLLIMSEQIGAIALEKRLPTVFGYREHVIHDGLVSYGVDLRWCYRRAGYFVDKILKGTHPSDLPIEFPSKLWLAVNLKTAKALDLAVPSALLARTDEVIE; encoded by the coding sequence GTGTTCGGCAATTTCATTAAGGGGCTTTCTGACTTCGGCTACGAGCAAGGCCGTAACATCGATATCATTCGGCGAACGGACATTTTGCGGGACCGGGTACCATCGATTGAGGAGATGGTCGCTCTGCTCAAGCCAGATATCATCGTTGCGCCAGCAACACTGGAAGCCGTCGCTGCCCGAAAGGCAACATCGATAATCCCGATCGTCTGCCCCGCGCTTGCCGATGCGGTCCATCTCGGATTGATTGCCAGCGAAGCTCGCCCGGGCGGAAATGTCACGGGCATTGAGCCCTACATCGCGGGTTTGCCGACCAAGCAAATTGATCTCGCGCGAGAAATCGTGCCGAAGGCAAGGCGTGTCGGGCTGCTCGGCAACATGAAAGATCCCAAAGGTCCGCCTCAAGTCGGGGACTTGAGGGCAGCATGTGGGGCTTTGAGCCTCAACGTGGTTGAAGCCGATGTTAGCATGGCGCAGGACATTCCGAATGCGCTCGCCGCGCTGGCGAACGAAGGGGTCGATGTCGCCGTGGTCCTTCAGACCAACCTGTTGCTCATCATGAGCGAGCAGATCGGCGCCATCGCCCTTGAAAAGCGGCTGCCGACCGTCTTCGGATATCGCGAGCACGTTATCCACGACGGTCTTGTGAGCTATGGCGTTGACCTGCGCTGGTGCTATCGTCGCGCCGGCTATTTCGTGGACAAGATCCTTAAGGGAACGCACCCGAGCGATCTTCCAATCGAATTTCCAAGCAAGCTGTGGTTGGCAGTCAACCTCAAGACGGCAAAGGCTCTCGACCTGGCTGTACCGTCAGCGCTTCTCGCCCGCACCGACGAAGTGATCGAGTGA
- a CDS encoding ABC transporter ATP-binding protein has product MSTAPLLDVKDLEQRYALPRESLFRPPGQVRALNGVSVQVAAGKSLGVVGESGSGKSTFARLVMALERPTSGQVALLGRDLNRISADELRRARRDFQMVFQDPYGSLDPRQTIARIVAEPLTVLEGADRATFRERVAAALRQVGLRDADMDKYPHEFSGGQRQRIAIARALITQPKLIVADEPVSALDVSVQAQVLNLMQDLQEQFGLSFILISHDLAVVDYLCDEVAVMYLGRIVEQGRPEDLFERCAHPYTRALLDAVPRARAGGGRRRRGGQAIASQSAATTGCPYVARCPLADQHCREVPPELRKMGEGHLAACHRAEAVMALPRPAMEG; this is encoded by the coding sequence ATGAGCACCGCACCTCTTCTCGACGTGAAGGATCTCGAACAGCGCTACGCCCTGCCGCGGGAAAGCCTGTTTCGCCCGCCGGGGCAGGTGCGTGCGCTCAATGGCGTGAGTGTGCAGGTTGCCGCCGGCAAGAGTCTCGGCGTCGTTGGCGAATCCGGATCGGGCAAGTCGACCTTCGCGCGGCTGGTGATGGCGCTGGAGCGGCCGACATCGGGGCAGGTCGCGCTGCTTGGCCGCGATCTCAATCGCATCTCCGCCGATGAGCTGCGTCGTGCCCGCCGCGATTTCCAGATGGTGTTCCAGGATCCTTACGGCTCGCTCGATCCGCGCCAGACCATCGCACGCATCGTCGCCGAGCCGCTGACGGTGCTGGAGGGGGCCGATCGCGCCACGTTCCGCGAACGTGTCGCCGCCGCGCTGCGCCAGGTCGGTTTGCGCGATGCGGACATGGACAAATATCCGCACGAATTCTCCGGCGGCCAGCGCCAGCGCATCGCCATTGCGCGCGCGCTGATCACCCAGCCCAAGCTGATCGTCGCCGACGAGCCGGTCTCCGCGCTCGACGTCTCCGTGCAGGCGCAGGTGCTCAACCTGATGCAGGACCTCCAGGAGCAATTCGGCCTGAGCTTTATCCTGATCAGCCATGATCTCGCCGTCGTTGACTATCTCTGCGACGAGGTCGCGGTGATGTATCTCGGCCGCATCGTCGAGCAGGGCCGGCCCGAAGATCTGTTCGAGCGTTGCGCCCATCCCTACACGCGAGCGCTGCTGGACGCGGTGCCGCGGGCGCGCGCCGGCGGCGGCCGGCGGCGGCGCGGGGGGCAGGCGATTGCCTCGCAATCGGCGGCCACGACCGGATGCCCCTATGTCGCGCGCTGTCCGCTCGCCGACCAGCATTGCCGCGAGGTTCCGCCTGAGTTACGCAAGATGGGCGAGGGGCACCTTGCCGCCTGCCACAGGGCGGAGGCCGTGATGGCGTTGCCGCGGCCGGCCATGGAAGGTTAG
- a CDS encoding ABC transporter permease has translation MSVFVLRRLLTLLATLVGASLIIFLVLDALPGNAAQMLMGADASPDAVRALTVKLGLDQPLAVRYLHWIKGLLSGDLGNSYVYGTPVASLIAERLVLTFPLAIMAMTITVTLALSAGIYTAANHNKLGDVGVMSLTQVGIALPNFWFAILLVLLFSVRLQWLSAGGFAGWEDGIWLGVKSLLLPAISLAVVQAAILARVTRSAVLEVLREDFVRTARAKGLGKREVLWSHVLRNAMIPVMTVMGLQFANLLAGTIVIENVFYLPGLGRLIFQSIANRDLIVVRNCVMLLATMVVIVNFVVDVLYAFIDPRIKVHDL, from the coding sequence ATGAGCGTTTTTGTCCTCCGACGTCTGTTGACCTTGCTGGCGACGCTGGTCGGCGCCTCGCTGATCATCTTCCTTGTGCTCGACGCGCTTCCCGGCAACGCCGCGCAGATGCTGATGGGCGCCGACGCCTCGCCGGACGCGGTCCGCGCGCTCACCGTCAAGCTCGGGCTCGACCAGCCGCTGGCGGTTCGTTATTTGCACTGGATCAAGGGACTTCTCTCCGGCGATCTCGGCAACTCCTATGTCTACGGCACGCCGGTGGCCAGCCTGATCGCGGAGCGGCTCGTGCTGACGTTTCCGCTCGCGATCATGGCCATGACGATCACGGTGACGCTGGCGCTCTCCGCCGGCATCTACACCGCCGCCAACCACAACAAGCTTGGCGACGTCGGTGTGATGTCGCTGACGCAGGTCGGCATCGCGCTGCCGAATTTCTGGTTCGCGATCCTGCTGGTCCTGTTGTTCTCCGTGCGGCTGCAATGGCTCTCGGCGGGCGGCTTTGCCGGCTGGGAGGACGGCATCTGGCTCGGCGTGAAGTCGCTGCTGTTGCCGGCAATCTCGCTCGCCGTGGTGCAGGCCGCGATCCTCGCGCGCGTCACGCGCTCGGCGGTTCTCGAAGTGCTGCGCGAAGACTTCGTCCGCACGGCGCGTGCGAAGGGCCTCGGCAAGCGCGAAGTGCTGTGGAGCCACGTGCTGCGCAACGCCATGATCCCCGTCATGACGGTGATGGGGCTGCAGTTCGCCAATCTGCTCGCCGGCACCATCGTGATCGAGAACGTGTTCTATCTGCCGGGCCTTGGCCGGCTGATCTTCCAGTCGATCGCCAACCGCGACCTCATCGTGGTGCGCAATTGCGTGATGCTGCTCGCGACCATGGTCGTCATCGTCAATTTCGTGGTCGACGTGCTCTATGCCTTCATCGATCCCCGGATCAAGGTCCACGACCTGTGA